In the genome of Paenibacillus pabuli, one region contains:
- a CDS encoding ABC transporter ATP-binding protein, with protein sequence MSLPADQHTIRIEQLRKTYNVPTHGDVHYIIKDVDLVIKGGEFFVLLGPSGCGKSTLLNMIAGFISKSGGQLKVDNKEIDRPGKDRAMVFQQADSSLFPWLTVRENVEFGLRMAKVPKSQRRTISDRYIELVGLGSHEAKFPKELSGGMKQRVQLARVLANDSAILLMDEPFGALDAMTRRTMQKELVNIWQETHKTVIFVTHDIQEALLLGQRIGIMSVGPSSKITDIYDNALSYPRNIASSEFNTLYDQIQSHFEE encoded by the coding sequence ATGTCCTTACCTGCAGATCAGCATACGATTCGTATCGAGCAGCTTCGCAAAACATACAATGTCCCCACTCATGGGGATGTACACTATATTATCAAGGATGTCGATCTGGTCATCAAGGGAGGGGAATTCTTTGTCCTGCTCGGTCCCAGCGGATGTGGCAAGTCCACGCTTCTAAATATGATTGCAGGCTTTATCTCCAAGTCGGGCGGTCAGCTCAAGGTGGATAATAAGGAGATTGACAGGCCAGGCAAGGATCGAGCTATGGTATTCCAGCAGGCGGATTCTTCTCTCTTCCCGTGGCTTACCGTAAGGGAGAATGTGGAGTTTGGACTTCGGATGGCCAAGGTGCCAAAGTCTCAGCGGCGTACGATATCAGACCGATACATCGAGCTTGTTGGACTGGGGAGTCATGAAGCCAAATTTCCAAAGGAACTGTCAGGTGGCATGAAGCAGCGGGTGCAGTTGGCCCGGGTGTTAGCCAACGATTCGGCCATCCTGTTGATGGATGAACCCTTTGGAGCGTTGGATGCAATGACTCGGCGTACGATGCAGAAAGAGCTGGTCAATATTTGGCAGGAAACGCACAAGACCGTTATTTTTGTCACTCATGATATTCAGGAGGCGCTTTTGCTGGGTCAGCGGATAGGAATTATGTCAGTAGGGCCTTCATCCAAGATAACGGATATATATGACAATGCTCTGTCTTATCCGAGGAACATTGCCTCATCCGAGTTCAACACCCTATATGACCAGATTCAAAGCCATTTTGAAGAATAA
- a CDS encoding MarR family winged helix-turn-helix transcriptional regulator yields MNDNDWEALEKADWLFRKMVRRFVKERDRISVEGVSLPGMLILHKIIREGEQRLGDLAEQLDFTSGAITALTDKLEKKGLTIRRRKEDDRRTVLLDITASGREMFARNSNIGARCITLLFEGFTTEELEQQSQFYERVIANLEGFSDTLLELAENNGRQKNDPSTESDPEQKQRENTGKSSYLSY; encoded by the coding sequence ATGAACGATAACGACTGGGAAGCGTTGGAAAAGGCAGATTGGTTGTTTCGTAAAATGGTCAGACGGTTCGTGAAAGAACGAGATCGCATATCGGTAGAGGGGGTCAGTCTACCAGGCATGCTCATCCTGCACAAAATCATTCGTGAAGGGGAACAGCGGCTGGGGGATTTGGCCGAACAACTGGATTTCACTTCAGGTGCCATTACAGCTTTAACAGACAAGTTGGAGAAAAAGGGGCTTACGATCCGCAGGCGCAAGGAAGATGACCGCCGGACGGTTCTGCTGGACATTACTGCAAGTGGACGGGAGATGTTTGCGCGGAACAGCAATATCGGTGCCCGATGTATCACGCTTCTGTTTGAGGGATTTACGACGGAGGAACTGGAGCAGCAAAGCCAATTTTATGAGCGGGTGATAGCGAATCTGGAGGGGTTCTCGGATACGCTGCTGGAATTGGCAGAGAACAATGGGAGACAGAAAAACGATCCATCCACCGAAAGTGACCCTGAACAGAAGCAGAGAGAAAATACCGGAAAGAGCAGCTATCTCAGTTATTAA
- a CDS encoding aryl-sulfate sulfotransferase: MGHSTIYPTGATVYNPDKAWGGYTVYQAGEEGVVLIDMNGKEVHLWKGLLGFPAKVFPGGFVLGSTGRRDPKFGIQDNVDLVQVDWDGNIVWKYNSYEHIEDPGYEPLWYARQHHDFQREGNPVGYYAPGLAPKTQSGKTLILAHKNVNNPSISDKPLLDDAIIEVDWEGNVLWEWLPNEHFEELGFDEAARNVLFRDPNTRSFGHLGGGVGDWLHINSASYVGPNHFYENGDERFHPDNIIWDAREANIIAITDRQSGKIVWKLGPDYSLPEVKHIGTIIGQHHAHIIPKGLPGEGNLLVFDNGGWAGYGLPNPASPYGLKHAVRDHSRVLEINPVTLEIVWQYTSAEAGFSVPTDSYKFYSPYISSAQRLPNGNTLITEGSNGRLFEVTSEYELVWEYISPYKDGRNTNMVYRSYRVPYHWVPQLEKPQEVAIDAIDVSAFRVPGAAPKGSSSVVSVEVTLPFVEGAACVATSDEGK, encoded by the coding sequence ATGGGGCATTCAACAATTTATCCAACCGGGGCAACCGTATATAACCCTGATAAGGCTTGGGGCGGTTATACCGTCTATCAGGCAGGCGAGGAAGGGGTTGTACTGATTGATATGAATGGTAAGGAGGTTCACCTGTGGAAGGGGCTGCTGGGCTTCCCGGCCAAAGTCTTCCCCGGGGGTTTTGTATTGGGCAGCACAGGGCGAAGAGATCCGAAGTTCGGTATCCAGGACAACGTTGATTTGGTTCAGGTGGATTGGGATGGCAATATTGTGTGGAAATACAACAGCTACGAACACATTGAAGATCCGGGATATGAACCGCTGTGGTACGCTCGTCAGCACCATGATTTCCAGCGCGAAGGCAATCCGGTCGGCTACTACGCCCCTGGGCTCGCACCAAAGACACAGAGCGGGAAGACACTGATTCTTGCTCATAAAAATGTGAATAACCCGTCCATTTCGGATAAGCCTTTGCTTGATGATGCGATTATAGAAGTCGATTGGGAGGGAAATGTATTATGGGAATGGCTGCCAAACGAGCACTTTGAGGAACTTGGATTCGATGAGGCTGCCCGTAATGTTCTGTTCCGTGACCCGAACACACGCTCATTTGGACATCTCGGTGGTGGGGTAGGTGATTGGCTGCATATTAATTCGGCTTCTTATGTTGGTCCAAACCATTTCTATGAAAATGGAGACGAGCGGTTCCACCCTGACAATATTATCTGGGATGCCAGAGAAGCAAATATTATCGCAATAACCGACAGACAGAGTGGAAAGATCGTGTGGAAATTAGGTCCGGATTACTCTTTGCCTGAAGTGAAGCATATCGGCACTATTATTGGACAGCATCATGCGCATATCATTCCCAAAGGTTTGCCCGGAGAAGGGAATCTGCTGGTGTTCGACAATGGTGGTTGGGCCGGTTATGGTCTGCCTAATCCAGCTTCTCCATACGGCTTGAAACACGCCGTTCGCGATCATTCACGCGTGCTGGAGATCAATCCGGTGACCCTGGAGATCGTTTGGCAATATACATCCGCAGAAGCTGGATTTTCCGTTCCGACAGATTCCTATAAATTTTATAGCCCATATATCAGCTCCGCTCAGCGCCTGCCTAATGGTAACACGCTAATTACTGAGGGTTCCAATGGAAGACTGTTCGAGGTTACATCCGAGTATGAACTGGTTTGGGAGTATATATCCCCTTATAAGGATGGACGGAACACCAATATGGTCTATCGTTCGTATCGTGTGCCTTATCACTGGGTACCACAGCTGGAGAAGCCTCAGGAGGTTGCCATTGATGCGATTGATGTGTCCGCCTTCAGAGTGCCGGGAGCAGCGCCCAAAGGTTCTTCATCCGTTGTAAGTGTTGAGGTAACACTGCCGTTTGTTGAAGGTGCAGCCTGTGTGGCAACGTCAGACGAAGGCAAGTAA
- a CDS encoding ABC transporter substrate-binding protein gives MLLSMLLILSGCSANESVSEVKGASGTEAKKVKIRIADTSTNPTFRVAIAKGFFASHGIDAESITFGSPAEGVNALFIKQVDIAYGADFPVLNALAKGDYSVIASAGQATNEAAAAWKLYAKNDIQSGADLKGKKVSFIRGTFIPYLWDEYLKDQGLGLSDVTQVGQGAFDEAYIALKQGDLDATWVIGSALTDKFDVLEGVHQLTDMSQTPVRLGMGLVASNEFIQTNPETVSGFLAALNEASVYAQAHPEEVADLMYKETKQPKEATLKDLPINPWEVGFTQAAYDSLAGQKQYMVDNGIIEHDFDLDSKLNLEPLKQTLPDKVTYSK, from the coding sequence ATGCTCTTATCCATGTTATTGATATTATCGGGATGTTCTGCAAACGAATCGGTATCCGAAGTAAAAGGGGCATCCGGCACTGAGGCCAAAAAAGTGAAAATCCGGATCGCAGATACAAGTACGAACCCAACGTTCAGGGTAGCCATTGCCAAAGGTTTCTTTGCAAGCCACGGTATTGATGCAGAGAGCATTACGTTTGGTTCGCCGGCGGAAGGTGTCAATGCGCTATTTATCAAGCAGGTGGATATTGCCTACGGCGCTGATTTTCCTGTATTGAACGCTTTGGCAAAAGGGGATTACTCCGTCATTGCTTCCGCAGGTCAGGCTACGAATGAAGCAGCAGCTGCATGGAAGTTGTATGCCAAGAACGATATACAGAGTGGTGCAGATCTGAAGGGTAAAAAAGTAAGTTTCATCCGCGGTACCTTTATTCCTTACCTGTGGGATGAATATTTGAAGGACCAGGGATTGGGTTTAAGTGATGTAACCCAGGTGGGTCAGGGAGCATTTGACGAAGCGTACATTGCACTAAAGCAGGGCGATCTAGATGCAACATGGGTCATTGGTTCCGCCTTGACTGATAAGTTCGATGTGCTTGAAGGAGTACATCAGCTCACCGATATGTCCCAGACCCCTGTACGCCTTGGAATGGGGCTTGTAGCAAGCAATGAGTTCATCCAGACGAACCCTGAAACAGTGAGTGGTTTTCTCGCGGCGCTGAATGAAGCCTCCGTGTATGCCCAGGCACATCCTGAAGAGGTTGCAGACCTGATGTATAAGGAAACCAAGCAGCCTAAGGAGGCCACATTGAAGGATCTGCCAATCAATCCATGGGAAGTTGGATTTACCCAGGCAGCTTATGACAGTCTGGCAGGGCAGAAGCAGTATATGGTGGATAACGGGATCATCGAACATGACTTTGATCTCGATAGCAAACTGAACCTGGAGCCCCTGAAGCAGACACTGCCAGATAAAGTGACTTATAGTAAATAG
- a CDS encoding DUF92 domain-containing protein: MDWIIGAVCAFIVAGAAYAKKSLTLSGCLAAVMMGTIYYGAGNLFWFGTLLLFFITSTLFSKFRKDRKQELEKSYAKTGNRDAGQVLANGGIGMFLVLGNWIFPHPAWMYAFIGVMATVTSDTWATEWGSLSRKPPRSVVTWKELTPGTSGGVSLLGTLAAAIGGALIGVGAFFFSWIAWIGGLNLLSWMCVGLVGGLAGAFADSYLGATVQYMYRCTVCGREVEVSEHCGHPTVRSRGWSWMSNDLVNVLSSVIGGGLAIGLGIILAL, encoded by the coding sequence ATGGACTGGATTATTGGCGCCGTATGCGCTTTTATTGTGGCTGGTGCTGCTTACGCGAAGAAGTCACTAACCCTATCCGGCTGTCTGGCGGCTGTGATGATGGGGACGATCTATTACGGAGCGGGCAACCTGTTCTGGTTTGGAACATTGCTGTTGTTTTTCATTACCTCAACGCTGTTCTCCAAATTTCGCAAGGATCGCAAGCAGGAGCTTGAGAAATCGTATGCCAAGACGGGCAATCGTGATGCTGGACAAGTCTTGGCTAATGGTGGAATCGGCATGTTTCTTGTTCTGGGGAACTGGATCTTTCCACACCCGGCCTGGATGTATGCTTTTATCGGTGTCATGGCTACCGTTACTTCAGATACATGGGCAACCGAGTGGGGAAGTCTCAGCCGTAAGCCGCCGCGCTCTGTTGTGACGTGGAAGGAGCTGACGCCAGGTACCTCTGGAGGTGTTTCATTACTTGGGACACTGGCTGCGGCCATAGGCGGAGCTTTAATCGGTGTGGGTGCGTTTTTCTTTTCCTGGATTGCGTGGATCGGTGGCTTGAATCTGCTCAGCTGGATGTGTGTCGGCCTTGTAGGCGGATTGGCAGGAGCTTTTGCCGATTCCTATCTGGGCGCAACAGTTCAGTATATGTATCGTTGTACAGTGTGCGGCCGTGAGGTCGAGGTAAGTGAACATTGTGGACACCCAACCGTCCGATCGCGTGGCTGGTCCTGGATGAGCAATGATTTGGTAAACGTGCTTAGTTCGGTGATCGGCGGAGGTTTGGCGATCGGTTTGGGTATCATTTTGGCGTTGTAG
- a CDS encoding fumarylacetoacetate hydrolase family protein translates to MLTNIRNVYCVGRNYKLHAEELGNAVPDEPMIFMKPSHAVVPLNSETLQLPATKGEVHYEAELVIQIGRDYEPGMAVDELVDAYAFGIDFTLRDVQTVIKKKGHPWTAAKGFKNSAPVTAFQPFPGAQALLEKDFTLTKNGAEVQRGNIRNMIFSLQDIVDYVGHHYGLGPGDIIFTGTPEGVGPTAAGDVLELAWGGEFLGKCTIAAAVQ, encoded by the coding sequence ATGCTGACAAACATTCGCAATGTATACTGTGTAGGACGAAATTATAAACTTCATGCAGAAGAATTGGGTAACGCGGTTCCGGATGAACCGATGATCTTTATGAAACCTTCCCATGCGGTTGTGCCCTTGAATAGTGAAACGCTGCAATTGCCTGCGACAAAGGGCGAGGTTCATTATGAGGCTGAACTGGTCATTCAAATCGGGCGGGATTATGAGCCGGGTATGGCTGTGGATGAGTTGGTTGACGCGTATGCGTTTGGCATTGATTTTACATTACGTGACGTACAGACGGTTATTAAGAAAAAGGGCCATCCATGGACAGCAGCCAAAGGGTTTAAGAACTCTGCTCCGGTTACTGCATTCCAGCCATTTCCGGGGGCCCAGGCTCTTCTTGAGAAAGATTTTACACTCACCAAGAACGGTGCCGAGGTCCAACGTGGCAATATTCGTAACATGATTTTCAGTCTACAGGACATTGTGGATTATGTAGGCCATCATTACGGACTGGGACCTGGAGATATTATCTTTACAGGTACACCAGAAGGGGTTGGACCAACGGCAGCAGGAGATGTGCTTGAACTGGCCTGGGGCGGCGAATTCTTGGGCAAATGCACGATTGCAGCAGCAGTTCAGTAA
- a CDS encoding glycerophosphodiester phosphodiesterase: protein MNNLCVAHRGFSSIAPENTMAAFLLAMERPEVQWMELDVQLSRDGVPVVIHDFTFDRTTNGKGLVRETDWSEIQQLDAGAWKGKAYKGERVPALSEVLDRCCGKVRLNIELKTQGNMYPGLPAAVIHEVRKRHMQHDVVITSFEPEALVEVKKLAPEFKTGLIIDARPGDLAAVLRQMNCSFLSIGYTNVDKSLMREMRNEGIQVMAWTVDDKVIMKRLAAIDPELMLCTNRPDVWEQAFQETSSRFFRP, encoded by the coding sequence ATGAACAACCTTTGTGTAGCGCACCGTGGATTTTCGTCCATTGCACCGGAAAATACGATGGCAGCATTTCTGCTTGCCATGGAACGGCCTGAAGTTCAGTGGATGGAGCTGGATGTACAGTTATCGCGTGATGGTGTGCCGGTAGTTATACATGACTTTACTTTTGACCGGACTACGAATGGAAAAGGACTCGTTCGGGAGACGGACTGGTCAGAAATACAGCAGCTTGATGCGGGTGCATGGAAGGGAAAAGCCTACAAGGGCGAGCGAGTTCCTGCTCTTAGTGAGGTGTTGGATCGTTGCTGTGGCAAAGTGCGATTGAATATTGAACTTAAAACGCAAGGAAATATGTATCCCGGCCTTCCGGCAGCAGTCATTCATGAGGTAAGGAAAAGACATATGCAGCATGATGTGGTCATCACTTCGTTTGAACCTGAGGCACTGGTTGAGGTGAAGAAACTGGCTCCGGAGTTCAAAACGGGGTTGATTATTGATGCGCGTCCAGGTGATCTGGCAGCAGTGCTGCGGCAGATGAATTGCAGTTTTCTTTCCATCGGATACACCAATGTGGACAAATCGCTGATGCGCGAGATGCGTAATGAAGGCATTCAGGTCATGGCCTGGACAGTCGATGACAAAGTCATTATGAAAAGGCTCGCTGCGATTGATCCGGAACTGATGTTATGTACAAATCGGCCTGATGTGTGGGAACAGGCTTTTCAGGAAACGAGCAGCCGATTTTTCAGACCGTAA
- a CDS encoding ABC transporter permease, with protein sequence MRWLEKKWVSIPLLWVTVILIWQLGAMLYGPEVIPGPWDTILGARELLADGTLMQYIGISFTRVLAGWVLGSVIAIPVGLIIGKVHMIRLFAEPFLNFIRFIPPIAFITLFLVWFGIGEQSKIALIMYATFFIVVLNTLTGVLSIEEDKIRSARSMGANEWQILLHVVVPATTPYIFTGVRLAMGTSYMAIIGAEMIAANEGVGYLIWNSRLFFRTDWIFVGLISLGFMGFLTDRLFNWFGRSVLYRYGVIGGTKRV encoded by the coding sequence ATGAGATGGTTGGAGAAAAAGTGGGTTTCTATCCCTCTGTTGTGGGTGACGGTAATTCTGATTTGGCAGCTAGGGGCCATGCTCTATGGTCCTGAAGTGATTCCCGGTCCGTGGGATACCATTCTCGGTGCCCGTGAATTGCTTGCTGACGGTACACTGATGCAGTATATCGGAATTAGTTTTACACGTGTGCTTGCGGGTTGGGTGCTTGGCAGTGTGATAGCGATCCCGGTAGGGCTTATCATCGGCAAGGTTCATATGATCCGACTGTTTGCCGAACCTTTCCTTAATTTTATCCGCTTTATTCCGCCGATTGCATTCATTACCCTATTCCTGGTCTGGTTCGGGATCGGGGAGCAATCGAAGATTGCACTCATCATGTATGCAACGTTCTTCATCGTTGTGTTAAACACGCTGACAGGTGTACTCTCCATTGAAGAAGACAAGATCCGGTCAGCCCGCAGTATGGGAGCAAACGAATGGCAGATTTTGCTGCATGTCGTTGTTCCGGCGACGACTCCGTATATTTTCACAGGGGTACGACTGGCAATGGGCACTTCCTATATGGCCATTATCGGTGCGGAGATGATTGCTGCAAATGAAGGCGTGGGTTATCTGATCTGGAATTCCCGATTATTCTTTCGCACGGATTGGATCTTTGTCGGCCTGATTTCTCTGGGGTTTATGGGCTTTCTCACCGATCGGTTGTTCAATTGGTTTGGTCGCAGCGTGCTCTACCGTTATGGTGTCATTGGTGGAACGAAGCGGGTCTGA
- a CDS encoding ABC-F family ATP-binding cassette domain-containing protein → MNIMTVEQVAKSYGEKILFKDASFGMGDQDKIGVVGINGTGKSTFLRVIAGMEPADEGQISIGNDVRIQFLAQNPQFNPDNTVLQQVFEGDSPEMKTVREYTETMELLELNPSDPALQERLLRLNQQMEQLQIWQMESEAKSILSKLGIRQFDALMGTLSGGQRKRVALASALIHPCELLILDEPTNHIDNDSVVWLEQYLQKRRGALLMITHDRYFLDRVANVMLELDHGRLFRYEANYTRFLELKAEREERESASEQKRQNLLRTELAWIRRGAKARTTKQKARIDRFEQLKDQQGPNRSGSLEVSVGSTRLGKKILEIEHLSKSAGGRTLIDDLSYIAVPGDRVGIVGPNGSGKSTLLQMISGKLEPDAGEVVVGPTVNLGYFTQEHQEMNESLRVIEYIKEVAENVKTADGSLITAAQMLERFLFTPASQWTPISRLSGGEKRRLYLLRVLMAAPNVLLLDEPTNDLDIQTLAVLEDYLDDFPGVVFVVSHDRYFLDRTVDKVLSFEGGGAVRVHVGDYSEYAEWMLKNASASSQENAMGTAAKVKPTTEESKPAASAAKPKLKFSFKEQREYDQIDENIEKAEANLARINKEMEESFSDSARLQELMAEQAEAERHLDELMERWTVLNELAEQIENSKS, encoded by the coding sequence ATGAACATAATGACGGTAGAGCAAGTTGCGAAAAGCTATGGTGAGAAAATATTGTTTAAAGACGCCTCGTTTGGCATGGGCGATCAGGACAAGATTGGTGTCGTTGGTATCAATGGAACCGGGAAGTCCACGTTTTTGCGTGTTATTGCAGGCATGGAGCCAGCGGATGAGGGACAGATCTCGATTGGGAATGACGTGCGCATTCAGTTCCTAGCACAGAATCCGCAGTTTAACCCGGATAATACGGTGCTGCAACAAGTATTCGAGGGCGACAGTCCGGAGATGAAAACAGTACGTGAGTATACGGAAACGATGGAGCTGCTGGAGCTTAATCCTTCCGATCCAGCTCTGCAAGAACGTTTGTTGCGTTTGAACCAGCAGATGGAGCAGCTCCAGATTTGGCAGATGGAAAGTGAAGCCAAAAGCATTCTGTCCAAACTTGGCATTCGTCAATTTGATGCGCTGATGGGAACGTTGTCTGGTGGACAGCGCAAACGGGTAGCGCTTGCCTCTGCACTGATTCATCCTTGCGAATTGCTCATTCTGGATGAGCCTACGAACCATATTGATAATGATTCCGTAGTTTGGCTAGAACAGTATTTGCAAAAACGGCGCGGCGCATTGCTCATGATTACGCATGATCGGTATTTCCTGGATCGTGTAGCCAATGTGATGCTGGAGCTGGATCATGGACGCTTGTTCCGGTATGAAGCCAACTATACCCGCTTTCTGGAACTGAAGGCTGAGCGTGAAGAGCGTGAATCCGCATCTGAACAAAAGCGGCAAAATCTGCTGCGCACGGAGCTCGCCTGGATTCGTCGCGGTGCCAAAGCACGGACTACGAAACAAAAAGCGAGAATTGATCGTTTCGAACAGTTGAAGGATCAACAGGGACCCAATCGGTCAGGCTCTTTGGAGGTATCCGTGGGCTCCACTCGTTTGGGTAAAAAAATACTGGAGATCGAGCATCTGTCCAAGTCGGCAGGCGGCCGCACATTGATTGACGATCTGAGTTACATTGCGGTACCAGGTGACCGGGTAGGTATTGTCGGCCCGAACGGCAGCGGTAAGTCGACCTTACTGCAAATGATTTCCGGGAAGCTGGAACCCGATGCCGGGGAGGTTGTTGTAGGCCCTACTGTTAATCTGGGTTACTTCACTCAGGAGCATCAGGAGATGAATGAATCTCTGCGGGTCATTGAGTATATTAAGGAAGTGGCCGAGAATGTGAAAACGGCGGATGGATCTCTCATTACCGCAGCTCAGATGCTGGAACGTTTTCTCTTCACCCCTGCGTCACAGTGGACACCTATCTCCCGTTTGTCTGGCGGAGAAAAGCGTCGTCTGTACCTGTTGCGCGTGCTGATGGCTGCACCGAATGTTCTGCTGCTGGATGAGCCGACGAACGACCTGGACATTCAGACACTCGCTGTACTCGAAGATTACCTTGATGATTTCCCGGGTGTTGTATTTGTCGTGTCCCATGACCGGTATTTCCTGGATCGGACGGTGGATAAAGTACTGTCTTTTGAAGGTGGCGGTGCTGTGCGTGTACATGTTGGGGACTACAGTGAATATGCAGAATGGATGCTGAAAAATGCCTCTGCATCTTCTCAGGAAAATGCGATGGGAACAGCTGCTAAAGTGAAACCGACTACGGAGGAAAGTAAACCTGCTGCCTCGGCGGCTAAACCTAAGCTGAAGTTCAGCTTCAAGGAACAGCGTGAATATGATCAGATTGATGAGAATATTGAGAAAGCTGAAGCCAATCTCGCCCGTATTAATAAAGAGATGGAAGAATCATTCAGTGATTCAGCTCGTCTGCAGGAGTTAATGGCAGAACAGGCTGAGGCAGAACGTCATCTGGATGAACTGATGGAACGATGGACCGTTCTGAATGAACTTGCGGAACAGATTGAAAATAGCAAGTCTTAA
- a CDS encoding TetR/AcrR family transcriptional regulator, with product MSTVQGDKSEAILDAAYGIFGSKGFYETKMSDIADEAGIAKGTIYLYFKNKEQLFVAVSKRDCDSFISRLNHALNSHQSTGDKLGAIAKTHLTYYYERRNHTKLFFMAPNNDPDLMKFMKAFMNEYMSMVREVLENAGVPEPVLLAEAYIGILDRLKMDIMLNPEFNEEHLNKRIAFAAALFLDGCRSFLQV from the coding sequence TTGAGCACTGTGCAGGGAGACAAATCGGAGGCTATTCTGGATGCAGCTTATGGTATTTTCGGTTCCAAAGGATTCTATGAGACGAAAATGTCCGATATTGCGGACGAAGCGGGCATTGCGAAAGGCACCATTTATTTATATTTCAAAAATAAGGAACAATTATTTGTTGCCGTATCCAAGCGGGATTGCGACAGTTTTATCAGTCGCCTGAATCATGCGTTGAACTCACATCAGAGTACGGGGGATAAGCTGGGCGCAATCGCCAAGACACACCTTACGTATTATTATGAGCGTCGCAATCATACCAAGCTGTTTTTTATGGCACCGAATAATGATCCGGACCTGATGAAATTCATGAAGGCATTTATGAATGAATATATGAGCATGGTGCGTGAGGTGTTAGAGAATGCTGGCGTACCTGAGCCTGTGCTGCTCGCAGAAGCTTATATCGGGATTCTTGATCGCCTCAAGATGGATATCATGCTGAATCCGGAGTTTAATGAGGAACATCTGAACAAACGAATTGCCTTTGCAGCAGCTCTGTTTCTGGATGGATGTCGTTCCTTTTTGCAAGTATAG
- a CDS encoding CapA family protein — MYPPRSKRSVQKKKQKRTRSRRIWIVNLVLLAAIGLVGIYYAVGMQDQQADPTVTETAVNQEPADEEGPQGGDQVSSPETDSEAGHSSDEGSVDSVEQATENSGGKSGEEKPDAAGSKANGKTDTGTKKPTDTPASSGSKESEGDGIGTTEQSNPAKNVTINFVGDIQFSGKVAELLDKNGYDYPFAKLGNLFKEDDLTIGNLETPVTLGGTGAADKTYVYKSSPKALKAMASAGFDAVNLANNHILDQGVEGLVDTLTYLKEYGIAYTGAGMNENEAYAPAYLERKGMKIALLGFSRVVPETSWKAEGNRAGVAEAYNSTGAVKAIQEARQKAELVIVVAHWGEERVSTPNNDQTRLAHEFVDAGADLVIGGHPHVLQGVEYYKGKWIAYSTGNFIFSRSTTEETWKTAIFQANCSKDAKCSMKVIPYEAGLGQAIPMLDEANKLLLEQMTQLSPGIRFDAKGFASPS, encoded by the coding sequence ATGTATCCCCCAAGATCAAAACGAAGTGTACAGAAGAAAAAACAAAAACGTACCCGCAGCCGCCGGATTTGGATCGTTAATTTGGTACTGCTTGCGGCAATTGGACTCGTCGGCATCTATTATGCAGTGGGCATGCAGGATCAGCAAGCAGATCCGACGGTGACAGAAACGGCTGTGAATCAGGAACCTGCGGATGAAGAGGGGCCTCAAGGCGGTGATCAGGTAAGTTCACCTGAAACGGATTCGGAGGCTGGTCATAGTTCGGATGAAGGGTCGGTGGATTCCGTTGAGCAGGCAACTGAAAATTCCGGCGGTAAGTCGGGTGAGGAAAAGCCTGATGCTGCAGGCTCCAAGGCAAATGGAAAGACAGATACAGGAACGAAAAAACCGACGGATACTCCCGCTTCTTCCGGCTCAAAGGAGAGCGAGGGTGACGGTATTGGGACGACAGAGCAATCTAACCCGGCGAAAAATGTAACCATCAACTTTGTTGGGGACATCCAGTTTTCGGGTAAAGTGGCTGAGTTATTGGATAAAAACGGTTATGATTATCCTTTTGCAAAGCTCGGCAACTTGTTCAAGGAAGATGATCTGACGATCGGCAACCTTGAAACCCCCGTTACCCTTGGCGGAACTGGTGCAGCAGACAAAACCTATGTATACAAATCTTCGCCAAAGGCGCTCAAAGCGATGGCTTCAGCTGGTTTTGATGCGGTTAATTTGGCCAATAATCATATTCTGGATCAGGGCGTTGAAGGTTTGGTCGACACACTGACGTATCTCAAGGAATATGGTATTGCTTATACTGGGGCAGGCATGAACGAAAATGAGGCCTATGCACCTGCTTATCTGGAGCGCAAAGGCATGAAGATTGCACTGCTAGGATTCAGTCGGGTAGTGCCTGAAACAAGCTGGAAAGCGGAAGGAAATCGGGCAGGTGTTGCCGAAGCTTACAATTCCACAGGTGCGGTAAAGGCGATTCAGGAAGCCCGTCAAAAGGCTGAGCTGGTCATCGTTGTTGCACACTGGGGAGAGGAGCGGGTCAGCACACCGAATAATGATCAGACTCGCCTGGCACATGAATTTGTAGATGCTGGAGCCGATCTGGTTATAGGCGGGCATCCCCATGTCTTGCAAGGGGTGGAGTACTATAAAGGCAAATGGATTGCATACAGTACAGGCAATTTTATTTTCTCGAGATCAACAACAGAGGAAACGTGGAAAACAGCGATTTTTCAGGCGAACTGTAGTAAGGATGCCAAATGCAGCATGAAGGTTATCCCTTATGAGGCAGGGTTGGGTCAAGCCATTCCGATGCTGGATGAAGCCAACAAACTGCTGCTGGAGCAGATGACACAGCTCTCGCCAGGTATTCGTTTTGATGCGAAGGGATTCGCATCGCCAAGTTAA